Proteins encoded together in one Candidatus Dormiibacterota bacterium window:
- a CDS encoding NADH-quinone oxidoreductase subunit M: MGDWLVLLTIVLPLLAGAICYVLPRENPVVAKLFGAAVATLSLVLLIVTRNQEWSVRWLSRPFVAAFHFGTTDISFWIAALLAVCTVCAVLATNLPRQRDFIALLLMLEGTMLGLFLARDLLVFALFWDLMLLPVFFGLIGWGEHRATAWRYFIYNFAGGLALLLATAAFGVLNGSTDVIGASAHLVGAWVPWIFAGFTVAFLVKTPVWPLHTWMPLTYADTPAPMVAVVSAVQSKAGLYGFIAICMAFMPDYLKAYAGILIVLGVISLLYGAFAALMQTDVKRIVAYSSLSHLGLIVVAIASFNAMALRGALIYIIAHGLFSAALFLIIGFVEEREETRSLLRLGGIGKANPRLAGALCIAILAALGLPGLAGFAGEIVILTGVFSAGYLWPTILALVPIVLAAAYMLRLFQGVMNGPEREDLPVRRDLSWLEGLALAPLVLALVFVGVNPHALTTFDTAAYSAVATTLGGAR, encoded by the coding sequence ATGGGCGACTGGTTGGTGCTGCTCACCATCGTGCTGCCGCTGCTTGCGGGAGCGATCTGCTACGTACTTCCACGCGAGAATCCCGTGGTTGCTAAACTGTTCGGCGCCGCGGTTGCGACGCTGAGCCTGGTGCTGCTCATCGTCACCCGCAATCAAGAGTGGAGCGTGCGTTGGCTCTCGCGGCCGTTCGTCGCAGCATTTCATTTCGGCACCACCGATATCTCGTTTTGGATCGCCGCCCTCTTGGCCGTATGCACGGTATGTGCGGTGCTCGCGACCAATCTTCCGCGGCAGCGCGACTTTATCGCGTTGCTGCTCATGCTCGAAGGCACGATGCTGGGCCTCTTTCTCGCCCGCGATTTGCTCGTGTTCGCGCTCTTCTGGGACTTGATGCTTCTGCCGGTGTTCTTCGGACTGATCGGTTGGGGCGAGCATCGGGCGACGGCGTGGCGGTATTTCATCTATAATTTTGCCGGTGGACTTGCCTTGCTGTTGGCAACGGCCGCATTCGGCGTCCTTAACGGATCGACCGACGTGATCGGCGCGAGCGCGCACCTCGTCGGGGCCTGGGTGCCGTGGATCTTCGCCGGATTCACCGTGGCATTTTTGGTGAAGACGCCGGTCTGGCCGCTGCATACCTGGATGCCCTTGACGTACGCCGATACGCCCGCTCCGATGGTCGCCGTCGTAAGCGCGGTGCAATCGAAGGCGGGCCTCTACGGCTTCATCGCAATCTGCATGGCGTTCATGCCGGATTACCTCAAAGCCTACGCCGGCATCCTTATCGTGCTGGGCGTAATTTCGCTGCTGTACGGTGCGTTCGCGGCGTTGATGCAGACCGATGTCAAGCGCATCGTTGCATATTCGTCGCTCTCGCATTTAGGCTTGATCGTGGTGGCGATCGCTTCGTTCAACGCGATGGCGTTGCGCGGAGCGCTGATCTACATCATCGCCCACGGGCTCTTCTCGGCAGCGCTCTTTCTGATTATCGGGTTCGTCGAAGAGCGCGAAGAGACGCGCTCGCTCTTGCGACTCGGCGGCATCGGAAAAGCCAATCCGCGCTTGGCCGGCGCGCTCTGCATCGCGATCCTGGCGGCGCTCGGGCTCCCGGGCCTGGCAGGCTTCGCGGGCGAGATCGTCATCTTGACGGGCGTCTTCTCGGCGGGATATCTTTGGCCGACGATTCTCGCGCTGGTCCCGATCGTCTTAGCGGCTGCGTATATGCTGCGGCTCTTCCAGGGCGTGATGAACGGCCCCGAACGCGAAGATCTTCCGGTTCGCCGCGATTTGAGTTGGCTCGAAGGGCTCGCCCTTGCTCCGCTGGTGCTGGCGCTCGTCTTCGTCGGCGTCAATCCGCATGCGTTAACAACCTTCGATACCGCGGCGTATAGCGCGGTCGCAACCACGTTAGGAGGGGCACGATGA